One window from the genome of Frankiales bacterium encodes:
- a CDS encoding 3-hydroxybutyryl-CoA dehydrogenase, which produces MASQVAVIGAGLMGAGIAQVAAANGYDVVLQDVTDGALERGLGSVRASYAKFVERERMTRDEADAALGRIATTTELDAVSTADIVVEAVFEKLEVKAEVFRSLDALCREDAVLASNTSAIPITSIAAVTSRPESVVGTHFFSPVPLMKLCELVRGYKTSDQTLATARDFAEGVGKTVVVVNRDVAGFVTTRLISALAMEAVRLLESGVASAEDIDTACRLGFGHAMGPLETVDMTGVDIMLNAASNIYTDTQDETFAPPELLRRMVAAGDLGRKTGRGFYDHA; this is translated from the coding sequence ATGGCTTCGCAGGTCGCCGTGATCGGCGCCGGGCTGATGGGCGCGGGCATCGCCCAGGTCGCCGCGGCGAACGGCTACGACGTGGTCCTCCAGGACGTCACCGACGGCGCCCTCGAGCGCGGCCTGGGGTCGGTCCGGGCGTCGTACGCCAAGTTCGTCGAGCGCGAGCGCATGACCCGCGACGAGGCCGACGCGGCCCTGGGCCGCATCGCCACCACGACCGAGCTCGACGCCGTCTCGACCGCCGACATCGTGGTGGAGGCCGTCTTCGAGAAGCTCGAGGTCAAGGCCGAGGTCTTCCGCTCGCTCGACGCCCTCTGCCGCGAGGACGCGGTGCTGGCGTCGAACACCTCGGCCATCCCGATCACCTCCATCGCGGCGGTCACCTCGCGGCCGGAGTCGGTCGTGGGCACGCACTTCTTCTCGCCGGTCCCGCTCATGAAGCTGTGCGAGCTGGTGCGCGGCTACAAGACCTCGGACCAGACCCTCGCCACCGCCCGCGACTTCGCCGAGGGCGTGGGCAAGACGGTGGTCGTGGTCAACCGCGACGTCGCGGGGTTCGTCACCACGCGGCTCATCAGCGCCCTGGCGATGGAGGCGGTGCGGCTGCTGGAGTCAGGCGTCGCGAGCGCCGAGGACATCGACACCGCCTGCCGGCTCGGCTTCGGCCACGCGATGGGGCCGCTGGAGACGGTGGACATGACCGGCGTCGACATCATGCTCAACGCCGCGAGCAACATCTACACCGACACCCAGGACGAGACCTTCGCGCCGCCGGAGCTGCTGCGCCGGATGGTCGCGGCGGGCGACCTCGGCCGCAAGACCGGCCGCGGGTTCTACGACCACGCCTGA
- a CDS encoding protein meaA, whose protein sequence is MRTYAGHSSASASNALYRTNLAKGQTGLSVAFDLPTQTGYDPDDPLARGEVGKVGVPVTHLGDMRTLFDGIPLDEMNTSMTINATAMWLLSLYAVVAEEQGGALSSLSGTTQNDIIKEYLSRGTYVFPPGPSLRLITDMIAWTVVEVPQWNPINICSYHLQEAGATPEQEIAYAMCTAIAVLDAVRDSGQVPPERFGDVVGRISFFVNAGVRFVEEMCKMRAFVELWDELTRERYGVQDARARRFRYGVQVNSLGLTEAQPENNVQRIVLEMLGVTLSKDARARAIQLPAWNEALGLPRPWDQQWSLRIQQVLAYESDLLEYDDLFRGSVVVEAKVADLVAAAKAEIDRVQEMGGAVAAVESGYMKSRLVESHAARRARVESGDEVVVGVNAYTATEPSPLTGAGIEAIQTVDPAVEAEAVARLDAWRAARDADAVTAALDALRAAAAGTGSLVPASLACARAGVTTGEWAGALREVFGEYRAPTGVSAAVGTAAPSDELAAVRADVIATGEALGSRLRMLVGKPGLDGHSNGAEQIAVRARDAGFEVVYQGIRLTPQQIVAAAVAEDVDVVGLSILSGSHLDLVPAVLEGLREAGLGEVPVVVGGIIPDADAGILRAAGVAAVFTPKDYDATVIMARVLDEVRAARGLPRLVAATT, encoded by the coding sequence ATGCGGACCTACGCCGGGCACAGCTCGGCGAGCGCGTCCAACGCCCTCTACCGGACCAACCTCGCGAAGGGCCAGACCGGCCTCTCGGTGGCCTTCGACCTGCCCACGCAGACGGGCTACGACCCCGACGACCCGCTCGCCCGCGGCGAGGTGGGCAAGGTCGGCGTGCCGGTCACGCACCTCGGCGACATGCGGACGCTGTTCGACGGCATCCCGCTCGACGAGATGAACACCTCGATGACCATCAACGCCACCGCGATGTGGCTGCTCTCGCTCTACGCCGTGGTGGCGGAGGAGCAGGGGGGCGCGCTGTCGTCGCTCTCGGGCACGACGCAGAACGACATCATCAAGGAGTACCTCTCGCGCGGGACCTACGTCTTCCCGCCCGGGCCGTCGCTGCGGCTGATCACCGACATGATCGCGTGGACCGTCGTCGAGGTGCCGCAGTGGAACCCGATCAACATCTGCAGCTACCACCTCCAGGAGGCGGGCGCCACGCCGGAGCAGGAGATCGCGTACGCCATGTGCACCGCGATCGCGGTGCTCGACGCCGTGCGCGACTCGGGACAGGTGCCGCCGGAGCGCTTCGGCGACGTCGTCGGGCGCATCTCGTTCTTCGTCAATGCCGGCGTGCGGTTCGTCGAGGAGATGTGCAAGATGCGCGCCTTCGTCGAGCTGTGGGACGAGCTCACCCGTGAGCGCTACGGCGTGCAGGACGCCCGGGCCCGCCGGTTCCGGTACGGCGTCCAGGTGAACTCCTTGGGGCTCACGGAGGCGCAGCCCGAGAACAACGTGCAGCGCATCGTGCTCGAGATGCTGGGCGTCACGCTGTCGAAGGACGCGCGCGCCCGGGCGATCCAGCTGCCGGCGTGGAACGAGGCGCTCGGGCTGCCGCGGCCCTGGGACCAGCAGTGGTCGTTGCGCATCCAGCAGGTGCTGGCCTACGAGAGCGACCTGCTCGAGTACGACGACCTCTTCCGCGGATCGGTGGTGGTGGAGGCGAAGGTCGCCGACCTCGTCGCCGCGGCCAAGGCCGAGATCGACCGCGTGCAGGAGATGGGTGGTGCGGTCGCCGCGGTCGAGTCGGGCTACATGAAGAGCCGCCTGGTGGAGTCGCACGCGGCTCGGCGCGCGCGGGTCGAGAGCGGCGACGAGGTGGTGGTGGGCGTGAACGCCTACACCGCCACGGAGCCCAGCCCGCTGACCGGTGCCGGGATCGAGGCGATCCAGACCGTGGATCCCGCGGTGGAGGCCGAGGCGGTGGCGCGGCTGGACGCCTGGCGCGCGGCTCGCGACGCCGACGCCGTCACGGCCGCCCTCGACGCCCTGCGCGCTGCGGCGGCCGGCACCGGGAGCCTCGTGCCCGCGTCCCTCGCGTGCGCCCGGGCGGGCGTCACGACCGGCGAGTGGGCGGGCGCGCTGCGCGAGGTGTTCGGCGAGTACCGCGCCCCCACCGGCGTGTCCGCCGCCGTGGGCACCGCCGCGCCCTCGGACGAGCTCGCGGCCGTGCGGGCCGACGTGATCGCCACGGGCGAGGCGCTCGGCTCCCGCCTGCGGATGCTCGTGGGCAAGCCGGGGCTCGATGGCCACAGCAACGGCGCGGAGCAGATCGCCGTGCGGGCCCGCGACGCCGGCTTCGAGGTGGTCTACCAGGGGATCCGGCTCACGCCCCAGCAGATCGTGGCGGCCGCGGTCGCCGAGGACGTCGACGTCGTGGGTCTCTCGATCCTGTCCGGCTCGCACCTCGACCTCGTGCCCGCGGTGCTCGAGGGCCTGCGCGAGGCCGGGCTCGGCGAGGTGCCGGTCGTCGTGGGCGGCATCATCCCGGACGCCGACGCCGGGATCCTGCGCGCCGCCGGCGTGGCCGCCGTGTTCACCCCCAAGGACTACGACGCCACGGTGATCATGGCCCGGGTGCTCGACGAGGTGCGCGCGGCCCGCGGCCTGCCCCGGCTGGTCGCCGCCACCACCTGA